A genomic segment from Candidatus Woesearchaeota archaeon encodes:
- a CDS encoding RNA-binding protein codes for MSELLVQDKTIVVPGEELAAGIDYLPAVGTYRDKDKIIASRLGLLAVEGRALKVIPLTGRYMPKKGDTIIGRVIDVAFSGWRIDTNSAYPAMLSLKDATSEYIQRGADLTRYYDIGDYTVSIIVNVTSQKLIDVSMKGQGLRKLVGGRIIKVNPHKVPRIIGKQGSMVSMIKQYTDCRVVVGQNGVVWIQGTPEKELLAVNTIRKIETESHVPGLTERIKEYLEASGARPSAPQQDSQ; via the coding sequence ATGAGTGAACTGTTAGTACAGGACAAAACCATAGTAGTGCCGGGAGAAGAGCTGGCCGCAGGGATAGATTACCTGCCGGCAGTGGGCACTTATAGGGACAAGGACAAGATAATCGCCTCACGGCTGGGATTGCTGGCTGTTGAAGGAAGGGCATTGAAGGTCATACCCCTGACAGGCAGGTACATGCCAAAGAAAGGGGACACGATCATCGGAAGGGTGATTGATGTGGCGTTCAGCGGCTGGAGAATTGACACAAACAGCGCTTATCCGGCGATGCTGTCGCTCAAGGACGCAACCTCTGAATACATACAGAGGGGTGCTGACCTGACCAGGTATTATGACATTGGAGACTATACTGTCTCAATAATTGTAAATGTCACATCACAGAAGCTGATTGATGTTTCAATGAAAGGGCAGGGCCTCAGGAAGCTTGTTGGCGGAAGGATAATCAAAGTCAATCCGCATAAAGTGCCGAGAATAATCGGAAAGCAAGGCTCCATGGTCAGCATGATAAAGCAGTATACAGACTGCAGGGTTGTAGTCGGCCAGAACGGTGTTGTGTGGATCCAGGGAACTCCTGAAAAGGAGCTTCTGGCAGTCAACACAATCAGGAAAATTGAGACAGAGTCTCATGTGCCTGGCCTGACCGAGAGGATAAAGGAATATCTCGAGGCATCAGGTGCAAGGCCATCTGCGCCGCAGCAGGATAGCCAATAA
- the psmA gene encoding archaeal proteasome endopeptidase complex subunit alpha: MQQPMPHQIMGYDRAITMFSPDGRLLQVEYAKKTVKQGSTAIGMTCSDGVILVTDKRIVDELVVPEAVEKIFQIDDHIGSTASGILSDARVLIERAQVRAQQHRVVYDSPIDTLTIVKDICNLKQITTQSGGLRPFGVSVLIAGIDNGTPKLFETDPTGIYFQYKATVIGEGETVIEEILHKEYKTDLTIDEGMKLAVNSLAKFLDKNFNAERIDCAFISIKDKKFTRLSKDEITKVIQKSKGKK, encoded by the coding sequence ATGCAACAGCCAATGCCACATCAGATAATGGGTTATGACAGGGCCATCACAATGTTCAGCCCGGACGGAAGACTGCTCCAGGTTGAATATGCCAAAAAAACAGTCAAGCAGGGCTCAACTGCAATCGGCATGACCTGCAGTGACGGAGTAATACTGGTAACTGACAAACGGATAGTGGATGAATTAGTTGTGCCGGAAGCAGTGGAAAAGATATTCCAGATTGATGACCATATAGGCTCAACAGCATCAGGCATACTGTCCGACGCCAGGGTCTTGATTGAAAGGGCACAGGTCAGGGCGCAGCAGCACAGGGTTGTGTATGACTCGCCAATCGACACTTTGACAATAGTAAAGGATATCTGCAATCTGAAGCAGATAACCACCCAATCAGGCGGCCTCAGGCCGTTTGGCGTGAGCGTGCTTATAGCGGGAATTGACAACGGCACTCCAAAGCTGTTCGAGACAGACCCAACAGGAATATATTTCCAGTACAAGGCAACTGTCATCGGCGAAGGAGAGACTGTAATTGAGGAAATCCTGCACAAGGAATACAAGACAGACCTGACAATAGATGAAGGAATGAAGCTGGCAGTGAATTCACTGGCAAAATTCCTCGACAAGAATTTCAACGCAGAAAGGATTGACTGCGCATTCATCAGCATAAAGGACAAAAAGTTCACAAGGCTATCAAAGGATGAGATTACAAAGGTTATCCAGAAGAGCAAGGGCAAGAAATGA
- a CDS encoding ribosome assembly factor SBDS, translating to MSGSGYSFDREKIHLNVARMKVGKDVFEVVIDPDLALELRSGKSVSMHDVLKDEMVFTEARKGLRASEHKMQEVFGTSEPLEVARTIIMKGEVQETTEHRAKLVDEKKRKIIGIIHRNAVDPRNHIPHPIDRIERAMEEAKVRIDTRRGAEEQVEEVLNQIRPILPIKFETKQIQIRIPSQYGAKCYSVVKGFGKMLKDQWLSDGSWLAVVEIPGGLEPDLYDKLNAMTHGNVETEVIGTK from the coding sequence ATGAGCGGAAGCGGATATTCATTCGACAGGGAAAAAATCCACCTTAATGTGGCAAGAATGAAAGTGGGGAAGGATGTCTTTGAAGTTGTTATCGACCCGGATTTAGCCCTGGAGCTGCGAAGCGGAAAAAGTGTGAGCATGCATGATGTCCTGAAAGATGAAATGGTCTTCACTGAAGCCAGGAAAGGGCTGCGGGCATCCGAGCACAAAATGCAGGAAGTTTTTGGAACCAGCGAGCCATTGGAAGTGGCAAGGACCATAATCATGAAAGGCGAGGTGCAGGAAACTACAGAGCACAGGGCAAAGCTGGTGGACGAGAAAAAGAGGAAGATCATCGGAATTATCCACAGGAATGCTGTGGACCCGAGAAACCACATCCCCCATCCAATTGACAGGATTGAAAGAGCCATGGAAGAGGCCAAGGTGCGGATAGACACAAGGCGGGGCGCGGAAGAGCAGGTTGAGGAAGTCCTTAACCAAATCAGGCCTATCCTTCCAATAAAATTCGAGACAAAGCAAATCCAGATCCGGATCCCCTCGCAATACGGGGCAAAATGCTATTCAGTTGTCAAGGGCTTTGGGAAGATGCTGAAGGACCAGTGGCTTTCTGACGGGTCATGGCTTGCTGTTGTGGAGATTCCAGGAGGGCTTGAGCCGGATTTGTATGACAAGCTGAATGCCATGACGCATGGCAATGTGGAAACAGAGGTAATTGGCACAAAATAG
- a CDS encoding ribonuclease P protein component 2 (Part of ribonuclease P, a protein complex which generates mature tRNA molecules by cleaving their 5'ends; Archaeal RNase P has multiple protein subunits homologous to eukaryotic nuclear RNase P proteins), protein MKAKKRYIAFEVISDKPIGRFSAVQSAIWDSCLALMGEAGAAKAAVWLLADKWNEEKQKGIIRTGNKSLDDVKASLALVKKINSQDVIVRSIGVSGMLGKAYRNYVQ, encoded by the coding sequence TTGAAGGCAAAGAAACGCTACATCGCTTTTGAAGTTATATCTGACAAACCGATTGGCAGGTTTTCTGCTGTCCAGTCCGCTATTTGGGATTCTTGCCTGGCCTTGATGGGCGAAGCAGGAGCAGCCAAAGCTGCAGTGTGGCTTTTGGCAGACAAGTGGAACGAGGAGAAGCAAAAAGGCATCATCAGGACAGGCAATAAAAGCCTGGATGATGTGAAGGCGAGCCTTGCCCTGGTCAAGAAAATAAATTCGCAGGATGTGATTGTCAGGTCAATAGGCGTCAGCGGCATGCTAGGAAAAGCCTACAGGAATTATGTTCAATAA
- a CDS encoding exosome complex protein Rrp42 — protein sequence MSDEKKHILESLNLNLRYDGRKLTDYRAIVVEKNVVKNAEGSARVKIGNTEVIAGVKMSLEKPFPDTPDEGMLMVGAELLPMSNPEFELGPPGIQAIELARVVDRGIRESKSVDLKKLAVAPGEKVWGANIDIVSINDEGNLLDASALAAIAALQEVKFPELDGDKVNYKKLTTKTLPMKITPVSVTVSKIGNHLLVDPSTEEERSVDARLTVALTEKNIVCAMQKGGDMPITDKDVDAMITLAMEKSRELRKFL from the coding sequence ATGAGTGATGAAAAAAAGCATATTTTGGAAAGCCTAAACCTTAACTTAAGGTATGACGGCAGAAAATTGACTGATTACAGGGCAATTGTTGTGGAGAAGAATGTTGTCAAGAATGCAGAGGGCTCGGCAAGGGTCAAGATTGGGAACACAGAGGTTATTGCAGGGGTCAAGATGAGCCTTGAGAAGCCTTTCCCGGACACTCCTGACGAAGGAATGCTGATGGTTGGCGCAGAACTGCTGCCAATGTCAAACCCGGAATTTGAGCTCGGCCCGCCAGGCATACAGGCAATTGAGCTGGCCAGGGTCGTGGACAGGGGCATAAGGGAGTCAAAATCAGTCGACCTCAAGAAGCTGGCTGTTGCGCCGGGAGAGAAGGTTTGGGGCGCAAATATAGACATTGTCTCAATCAATGATGAGGGCAACTTGCTGGACGCATCAGCGCTGGCAGCCATAGCAGCCCTCCAGGAAGTCAAGTTCCCGGAATTGGACGGCGACAAGGTCAATTACAAGAAGCTGACAACCAAGACTCTTCCAATGAAGATAACCCCGGTCTCAGTGACAGTTTCCAAGATTGGGAACCACCTGCTGGTTGACCCAAGCACAGAAGAGGAGAGATCGGTGGATGCAAGGCTGACTGTTGCCTTGACTGAAAAAAATATCGTTTGCGCCATGCAAAAGGGCGGCGACATGCCGATTACAGACAAGGATGTTGATGCAATGATAACCCTGGCAATGGAGAAGAGCAGGGAGCTCAGGAAATTCCTGTAG
- a CDS encoding exosome complex exonuclease Rrp41 yields MSYTKRFDGRKFDETRKMEAKAGVISRADGSAYFKIGDTVAYATVYGPRDLYPRFMQNPEKGILRVNYNMMPFSGSGERVRPGGNRRSRELSMVIEKALLPVVELEEFPNSVIDIFIDLPETDAGTRCAGICAASIALADAGITMKDMVAAVSVGRVDDKIVVDLNYDEEAYEDGPVADVPVAMMPRTEQITLLQMDGEITKEELMQGIQYAKKVCKDINAVQRQALKEKYQNGGSDE; encoded by the coding sequence ATGAGTTACACTAAAAGATTCGACGGAAGAAAATTCGACGAAACAAGGAAGATGGAAGCAAAAGCAGGAGTGATCAGCAGGGCTGACGGCTCAGCATACTTCAAGATAGGCGACACAGTGGCATACGCCACAGTGTACGGCCCAAGGGACCTTTACCCGAGGTTCATGCAGAATCCGGAAAAAGGAATCCTCAGGGTGAATTACAACATGATGCCATTCTCCGGAAGCGGGGAAAGGGTAAGGCCGGGTGGAAACAGGAGATCAAGGGAGCTGTCTATGGTCATAGAAAAAGCACTTTTGCCTGTTGTGGAGCTGGAAGAGTTCCCGAATTCAGTGATTGACATTTTTATCGACCTGCCAGAGACAGACGCGGGCACAAGATGCGCTGGAATTTGCGCAGCCTCAATTGCGCTTGCTGACGCGGGCATAACCATGAAGGACATGGTGGCTGCAGTGTCAGTCGGAAGGGTTGATGACAAGATTGTTGTTGACCTGAATTATGATGAGGAAGCCTATGAGGATGGCCCTGTTGCGGATGTCCCTGTTGCAATGATGCCAAGGACAGAGCAGATAACCCTGCTCCAGATGGACGGGGAAATCACAAAGGAAGAGTTGATGCAGGGGATACAATATGCCAAAAAGGTCTGCAAGGACATAAATGCAGTCCAAAGGCAGGCACTTAAGGAGAAGTATCAGAATGGTGGTTCAGATGAGTGA
- a CDS encoding transcriptional regulator, with translation MTRRDEIIQILSQGEMTLIDLAAHFRCETKDIVEDLVHIAKSIKPGRELVMLPAQCRKCSFIFKERQDKNIFKKPSKCPKCDSERILPPVYKIRLRDK, from the coding sequence ATGACCAGGCGGGATGAGATTATACAAATTCTATCGCAAGGTGAAATGACGCTGATAGACCTGGCTGCGCATTTCCGCTGCGAGACAAAGGACATTGTCGAGGATTTGGTGCACATTGCGAAAAGCATAAAGCCCGGGAGGGAGCTTGTCATGCTGCCGGCGCAGTGCAGGAAATGCAGTTTTATTTTCAAGGAAAGGCAGGACAAGAATATTTTCAAGAAACCCAGCAAGTGCCCAAAATGTGATTCTGAAAGAATACTGCCGCCAGTTTATAAAATAAGGCTCAGAGATAAATAA